Proteins encoded in a region of the Mesoflavibacter profundi genome:
- the lpxB gene encoding lipid-A-disaccharide synthase: MKYYIISGEASGDLHGSNLMKAIQHVDTNADFRFWGGDLMQSVGGTLVKHYKELAFMGFIEVVMNLRTITKNLSFCKKDIEHYNPDVVIFIDYPGFNLRIAKWAKAKQFKTHYYISPQIWAWKEGRIKAIKRDVDQMYVILPFEKDFYEKKHNYPVHFVGHPLIDAISNRTQIDDIEFRKTHNLSDKPIIALLPGSRKQEITKMLSVMLSIVDDFKDYQFVIAGAPSQDYDFYKTFIKNKNVHFISNRTYDLLSLSTAALVTSGTATLETALFKVPQVVCYKGSWISYQIGKRVVNLDYISLVNLILEKEAVTELIQNDFNAKRLKTELNLLLDEYERTKFFINYYDLEKKLGGKGASLNTANLIFESLNS; the protein is encoded by the coding sequence ATGAAATATTACATCATATCTGGAGAAGCGTCTGGTGATTTACATGGGTCTAACTTAATGAAAGCTATACAACATGTAGATACTAATGCCGACTTTAGATTTTGGGGCGGAGATTTAATGCAATCTGTTGGTGGTACCTTAGTTAAACATTACAAAGAGCTTGCTTTTATGGGTTTTATAGAGGTTGTAATGAATTTACGCACTATAACCAAAAATCTTTCATTTTGTAAAAAAGATATAGAACACTATAATCCAGATGTTGTTATTTTTATTGATTATCCAGGATTTAATCTAAGAATTGCTAAATGGGCCAAAGCGAAACAATTTAAAACTCATTATTACATTTCGCCACAAATTTGGGCTTGGAAAGAAGGTAGAATAAAAGCTATAAAACGTGATGTAGATCAGATGTATGTTATTCTTCCTTTCGAAAAAGATTTTTACGAAAAGAAACATAATTATCCTGTTCATTTTGTTGGTCATCCTTTAATTGATGCTATTTCAAACCGAACTCAAATTGATGATATAGAATTTAGAAAAACACATAATTTAAGCGACAAACCTATCATTGCATTATTACCTGGTAGCAGAAAACAAGAAATAACAAAAATGCTTTCTGTAATGCTTAGTATTGTAGACGATTTTAAAGATTATCAATTTGTTATTGCTGGTGCACCAAGTCAAGACTATGACTTTTATAAAACCTTTATTAAAAATAAAAACGTACATTTTATAAGTAATCGTACTTACGATTTACTAAGTTTATCTACTGCTGCTTTAGTGACATCTGGTACTGCAACACTAGAAACTGCACTTTTTAAAGTACCGCAAGTTGTGTGTTATAAAGGAAGTTGGATCTCTTATCAAATAGGAAAACGCGTTGTAAACCTTGATTATATTAGTTTAGTAAATCTTATTTTAGAAAAAGAAGCAGTCACAGAATTAATACAAAATGACTTTAACGCTAAACGTTTAAAAACGGAATTAAATCTTCTTCTAGATGAGTATGAACGCACTAAATTTTTTATCAACTACTATGATTTAGAAAAAAAATTAGGCGGAAAAGGCGCAAGTTTAAACACAGCAAATCTTATATTTGAGTCCCTAAATTCTTAA
- a CDS encoding C40 family peptidase, producing the protein MKKITLILLVLFLFSCGSSKKRHVVTKKRTKTTKTVKSNTKTPKTVTTYPRHSKTNSSALISNIISNAEAYKGVKYKYGGTTKKGMDCSGLLYTAFSEENISLPRTTGQLSTYGNWIDLKDVKEGDLLFFATKKNSRKVNHVGLVTSSRLGRVEFIHSSTSKGVIKSLLSEKYWYFAFVQARRVF; encoded by the coding sequence ATGAAAAAAATAACGCTTATCCTACTTGTTCTGTTTCTGTTTTCTTGTGGTAGTAGCAAAAAAAGACATGTAGTTACTAAAAAACGAACTAAAACAACCAAAACAGTAAAGAGCAATACTAAAACACCTAAGACTGTTACAACTTATCCTAGACACAGTAAAACCAATAGTAGTGCTTTAATAAGTAACATTATCTCTAATGCCGAAGCTTATAAAGGCGTAAAATATAAATATGGAGGTACAACTAAAAAAGGTATGGATTGTTCTGGATTACTTTACACTGCATTCTCTGAAGAAAATATAAGCTTACCAAGAACAACAGGACAATTATCTACTTATGGTAATTGGATTGATTTAAAAGACGTTAAAGAAGGTGACTTGCTTTTTTTTGCAACCAAAAAAAATAGTCGCAAAGTCAATCATGTTGGATTAGTAACATCTTCTAGGTTAGGTCGAGTAGAATTTATACATTCTAGCACAAGCAAAGGTGTTATTAAATCTTTATTATCTGAAAAATACTGGTATTTTGCTTTTGTTCAAGCTCGTCGTGTATTCTAA